The following proteins are encoded in a genomic region of Planctomycetaceae bacterium:
- a CDS encoding DUF1501 domain-containing protein codes for MLTSTRRHWFGQQALGLSSLAFAWLRQQELHASPPKPQLEPLTFDLTPKPPAAQAQATAMISMFMQGGPSHIDLFDPKPELNRRHLQSFTGEIKYDNAGEASSKLFGCPWRFRKHGECGMDLSELVPHLGSVADDICLIRSMHTGVNNHGESINALNTGRQQAGRPSLGAWMSYGLGSDRASLPAFMVLTDPSGLPVLGVENWQNGWLPSIYQGTVVRSQEPRILNLNAPASFSAADQKRMLSYLRRVNEAHLERHPGEHDLSARMQSYELAAGMQVAASEAMDISGESESTHKLYGIDNKVTQEYGTRCLIARRLVERGVRFVQLHTGNQTWDHHGGIVQALPNVCARTDQPAAALVQDLKQRGLLDSTLVHWGGEMGRLPVIQNEKNIGRDHNTYGFSMWLAGGGIRGGCIHGETDELGHQAVTDVVNHFDYHATLMHLFGLNNDRLSIRRPTGVGSLLDDQPGQIVAGILKRPPEDAVG; via the coding sequence ATGTTGACTAGCACACGACGGCACTGGTTTGGGCAGCAGGCTTTGGGGCTCAGCAGCCTCGCGTTCGCCTGGTTGAGACAGCAGGAACTGCATGCCTCCCCGCCAAAGCCGCAACTGGAACCATTGACGTTTGATCTGACGCCGAAACCGCCCGCTGCGCAGGCTCAGGCGACGGCCATGATTTCGATGTTCATGCAGGGCGGTCCGAGCCACATCGATCTGTTCGACCCGAAACCGGAACTCAACCGGCGACACCTGCAGTCGTTTACGGGCGAGATTAAATACGACAACGCCGGTGAAGCCAGCAGCAAACTCTTCGGTTGTCCGTGGCGATTTCGAAAACACGGCGAATGCGGCATGGATCTGAGCGAACTCGTGCCGCATCTGGGTTCGGTCGCCGATGACATTTGTCTGATCCGATCGATGCATACCGGAGTCAACAATCACGGAGAATCCATCAACGCCCTGAATACCGGCCGACAACAGGCGGGAAGACCATCCCTGGGTGCATGGATGTCGTACGGTCTTGGCAGCGATCGCGCCAGTCTGCCGGCGTTCATGGTGCTCACCGATCCGTCCGGGCTTCCTGTACTTGGCGTCGAAAACTGGCAGAACGGATGGCTGCCTTCCATTTATCAGGGCACCGTCGTTCGTTCTCAGGAACCGCGCATTCTGAATCTGAATGCCCCGGCGTCTTTCAGCGCTGCCGACCAGAAGCGGATGCTGAGTTATCTGCGACGCGTTAATGAGGCTCATCTTGAACGGCATCCGGGAGAACACGATCTTTCCGCGCGGATGCAGAGCTATGAACTGGCGGCTGGTATGCAGGTGGCGGCCAGCGAGGCGATGGATATTTCCGGCGAGTCCGAGTCGACTCACAAACTCTACGGGATCGACAACAAGGTGACGCAGGAATACGGAACTCGCTGCCTGATCGCCCGTCGGCTTGTGGAACGCGGCGTTCGCTTTGTGCAGCTGCATACGGGCAACCAGACCTGGGATCACCATGGCGGTATCGTCCAAGCGCTGCCAAATGTTTGCGCCCGAACTGATCAACCGGCGGCGGCGCTCGTGCAGGATCTGAAACAGCGCGGCCTTCTCGATTCAACGCTGGTTCACTGGGGCGGCGAAATGGGCCGTCTTCCGGTCATTCAGAACGAAAAGAACATCGGACGTGATCACAATACTTACGGCTTCAGCATGTGGCTGGCCGGCGGCGGAATCAGAGGCGGGTGCATCCACGGCGAGACGGATGAACTGGGCCATCAAGCTGTCACGGATGTCGTGAACCACTTCGACTATCACGCGACTCTGATGCATCTGTTTGGGCTGAACAACGATCGTCTTTCGATTCGTCGCCCGACGGGTGTTGGCAGTCTGCTCGATGACCAGCCTGGTCAGATTGTTGCTGGAATCCTGAAACGTCCACCGGAAGATGCCGTCGGCTAA
- a CDS encoding thioredoxin family protein, whose protein sequence is MKRIVRNSAVCLTVAALVTFIELTAAAQSASSPEIGDKAPEWSDLAGVDEKPHSLNDLADRDIVVVCFTCNSCPYAVDYEDRLIALQKKFADDGNRAQLIAINSNVIPDDRLDQMQQRAKEKKFNFPYLWDESQDVARSYGAIYTPEFFVLNSRREIVYKGALDDSTDAARVSQRYVEDAVSAALAGKTPAVQKTGARGCTIRFERKRRKPAPEP, encoded by the coding sequence ATGAAACGAATAGTCCGAAATTCTGCCGTATGCCTGACCGTTGCCGCACTGGTCACGTTCATCGAGTTGACTGCCGCGGCGCAATCAGCGTCGTCTCCGGAAATCGGCGACAAGGCTCCGGAATGGTCCGATCTGGCCGGAGTCGACGAAAAGCCGCACTCGCTGAACGATCTGGCGGACAGGGACATCGTCGTCGTGTGCTTCACGTGCAACTCCTGTCCGTACGCGGTCGACTACGAAGATCGCCTGATCGCCCTGCAAAAGAAATTTGCCGACGACGGCAATCGCGCGCAACTGATCGCCATCAACAGCAACGTCATTCCGGATGATCGGCTGGACCAGATGCAGCAGCGTGCAAAGGAAAAGAAATTCAACTTTCCCTACCTGTGGGACGAATCACAGGACGTCGCCAGATCCTACGGTGCGATTTACACGCCGGAATTCTTCGTGCTGAATTCCCGCCGCGAAATTGTCTACAAAGGAGCACTCGACGACAGCACGGACGCCGCCAGGGTTTCTCAGCGCTACGTTGAGGACGCTGTCAGTGCGGCGCTGGCCGGGAAAACTCCTGCCGTGCAGAAGACGGGTGCTCGCGGCTGCACCATCCGCTTTGAACGAAAACGACGAAAGCCGGCTCCGGAACCCTAG
- a CDS encoding alanine racemase, translating to MLCLDLDIMERNARVMAEHISRSGKQWRPHVKSHCLPQIASTLMEFGAIGVTAASVAEAEVMARAGVPSVLLAHLVANPMQLKRLPNINTSTELLLTIDHFVHAELLSELAGECGQEFQVLVDIDIGMHRTGVRPGHDAAELAAAADKLPGVRVVGVMGYEGHLLQLADADEKRRLIFEGMNVLQHSRDLIRRHDIPCDILSAGGTGSFQTTSDHPAVTELQAGGGIFGDLFYTRNCRASDLESAMWVTADVVSRPSLNQAVLNCGRKVLNPDLCLPAMRNLPDATIQRLSAEHAVVEVSGPARDLRIGDTVSVTVGYSDLTILLHRRLHVFRGEALIDVWEIQRPV from the coding sequence ATGCTGTGCCTTGATCTCGACATCATGGAACGCAACGCCAGAGTCATGGCGGAGCACATTTCCCGGTCCGGCAAGCAGTGGCGACCGCACGTCAAGAGTCACTGTCTGCCGCAGATCGCCTCGACTCTGATGGAATTCGGTGCGATCGGCGTCACGGCAGCGTCTGTCGCGGAAGCCGAGGTCATGGCCCGTGCCGGAGTACCGTCCGTCCTGCTGGCGCATCTGGTGGCGAATCCGATGCAGCTGAAACGGTTGCCGAACATCAATACGTCGACCGAACTGCTGCTGACAATTGACCACTTCGTTCACGCCGAGTTGCTGTCGGAGCTTGCCGGAGAATGTGGTCAGGAGTTTCAGGTCCTGGTCGATATCGACATCGGCATGCATCGCACGGGAGTCCGCCCCGGACATGATGCCGCGGAACTGGCGGCGGCAGCAGACAAGTTGCCGGGGGTCCGTGTCGTCGGCGTGATGGGTTATGAAGGCCACCTGCTGCAGCTTGCGGACGCGGACGAAAAGCGCCGACTGATCTTCGAAGGGATGAATGTATTGCAGCACAGCCGCGATCTGATCCGGCGACACGACATCCCGTGCGACATTCTCAGCGCAGGAGGAACCGGCTCATTCCAGACAACGTCAGATCATCCGGCCGTCACGGAACTTCAGGCCGGCGGCGGGATCTTCGGCGATTTGTTCTACACCAGGAACTGCCGGGCATCGGATCTGGAGTCGGCAATGTGGGTGACCGCCGACGTTGTCTCGCGCCCGTCTCTGAACCAGGCGGTCCTGAACTGCGGCCGAAAAGTGCTGAATCCGGACCTGTGCCTTCCCGCAATGCGGAATCTGCCGGACGCCACCATTCAGCGACTCAGCGCGGAACACGCCGTTGTTGAGGTGTCCGGACCGGCGCGAGATCTTCGCATCGGCGACACCGTCAGCGTGACTGTGGGTTATTCCGACCTGACGATTCTGCTGCATCGCCGGCTGCATGTCTTTCGCGGCGAAGCCCTGATCGACGTCTGGGAGATTCAGCGACCGGTGTAG
- a CDS encoding UbiD family decarboxylase, giving the protein MGYRNLEQCVRDLERHGHLIRLKNPVDANLEAAEIHRRVYAAGGPAILFENVAGCRFPMVSNLFGTMQRARFIFRDALHGVEMLIAAKKDPIAPLRKPLQLPGMLRTLLSMRPAKRSSGPVLECETTIDQLPQVKCWPDDGGAFITLPEVYTEHPDRPGYMQSNLGMYRVQLSGNQYSPNRQVGLHYQIHRSIGFHHAAAKSAGRPLKVNIFVGGPPSMAVAAVMPLPDGIPEVAFAGALSRRAIRMVRQKNAPMLCAEADFCITGTIADEELPEGPFGDHLGYYSLIHDFPVLNVERVYHRKNAIWPFTVVGRPPQEDTVFGELIHELTGPAIPTVLPGIHAVHAVDAAGVHPLLLAIGSERYVPYAAERRPQELLTNANAILGQGQLSLAKYLWIAAYEDNPSLDINDVAGFLRHILQRVDWRRDLHFQTRTTIDTLDYSGSGLNEGSKLVIAAAGPVRRELPTEWPGDVSLPAGFRSPKICLPGIAAIESPGWTVGPHETDPAPERFCESFSLHDPINRYPLLVLVDNSTFTAESLRNLLWVTFTRSNPASDIFGIGSFVENKHWGCRGSLVIDARLKAHLAPPLDVDRRTAAKVDSMFAAGGPLHGIA; this is encoded by the coding sequence ATGGGCTATCGAAACCTCGAACAATGCGTCCGCGATCTGGAGCGTCACGGGCACCTGATTCGGCTGAAGAATCCGGTCGACGCTAACCTGGAGGCCGCCGAAATTCATCGTCGAGTTTACGCCGCGGGCGGACCGGCGATTTTGTTCGAGAACGTTGCCGGCTGCCGGTTTCCGATGGTCAGCAACCTGTTTGGAACGATGCAGCGGGCTCGCTTCATCTTCCGCGACGCGCTGCACGGCGTCGAAATGCTGATCGCAGCGAAGAAGGATCCGATCGCTCCGCTGAGGAAGCCGCTTCAACTGCCGGGGATGCTTCGCACACTTCTTTCCATGCGGCCGGCGAAGCGGTCGAGCGGGCCGGTGCTGGAATGCGAAACGACCATTGACCAGTTGCCGCAGGTGAAATGCTGGCCGGACGACGGCGGCGCGTTCATCACCTTGCCCGAAGTCTACACCGAACATCCGGACCGGCCGGGCTACATGCAATCGAATCTGGGCATGTATCGAGTTCAGCTATCCGGCAACCAGTACTCACCGAACAGGCAGGTCGGGCTGCACTATCAGATTCACCGCAGCATTGGATTCCATCACGCGGCGGCGAAGTCGGCGGGCCGGCCGCTGAAGGTGAACATCTTCGTCGGCGGTCCGCCATCGATGGCTGTTGCGGCCGTGATGCCTCTGCCCGACGGTATCCCCGAAGTCGCCTTTGCCGGAGCACTCTCGCGCCGGGCGATCCGGATGGTTCGCCAAAAGAATGCGCCGATGCTCTGCGCGGAAGCGGACTTCTGCATCACGGGAACGATTGCCGACGAGGAACTTCCTGAAGGACCGTTCGGCGATCATCTGGGATACTACAGCCTGATTCACGACTTCCCCGTGCTGAATGTGGAGCGTGTCTATCATCGGAAGAACGCCATCTGGCCGTTTACCGTCGTGGGCCGCCCTCCGCAGGAAGACACGGTATTCGGCGAACTGATTCACGAACTGACCGGTCCGGCAATTCCGACGGTGCTGCCGGGAATCCACGCCGTACATGCGGTCGACGCGGCCGGAGTCCACCCGCTGCTGCTGGCGATTGGAAGCGAACGCTATGTTCCTTACGCGGCAGAACGGCGGCCTCAGGAATTGCTGACGAATGCCAATGCGATTCTGGGACAGGGGCAGTTGTCTCTGGCGAAGTACCTGTGGATCGCCGCTTACGAAGACAATCCGTCGCTGGACATCAACGACGTCGCGGGTTTCCTTCGGCACATCCTGCAGCGAGTCGACTGGAGGCGCGACCTGCATTTTCAGACTCGCACAACGATCGACACGCTGGACTATTCGGGAAGCGGCCTGAACGAAGGATCAAAACTGGTCATCGCGGCGGCAGGGCCGGTTCGCCGGGAGCTGCCGACCGAATGGCCTGGCGACGTGTCACTTCCCGCTGGATTTCGCAGCCCGAAGATCTGCCTGCCCGGTATCGCGGCGATCGAATCTCCGGGATGGACGGTCGGTCCTCACGAAACCGACCCGGCGCCGGAACGGTTTTGCGAATCGTTCTCCCTCCATGATCCGATCAACCGATATCCGCTGCTGGTGCTGGTCGATAACAGTACTTTCACGGCCGAATCGCTGCGAAATCTGCTGTGGGTGACGTTCACGCGATCGAACCCGGCGTCCGACATCTTTGGCATCGGTTCGTTTGTCGAAAACAAGCACTGGGGCTGCCGCGGCAGTCTGGTGATTGATGCCCGGCTGAAGGCACACCTGGCGCCCCCGCTGGATGTTGATCGCAGGACGGCGGCGAAAGTGGACTCGATGTTTGCGGCGGGAGGTCCTCTTCACGGCATCGCATGA
- a CDS encoding DUF493 domain-containing protein: MSLPSVELLESRHTFPCVFTFKVIGVTADNFAARVIAAVRDELRMEVDPPFSMREARNGNHISVTLEPHCKSPQQVLAVYCRLTGMNGLVMLL, encoded by the coding sequence ATGTCATTGCCTTCCGTGGAGCTTCTGGAGTCCCGCCACACGTTTCCGTGCGTTTTTACGTTCAAGGTGATCGGTGTGACGGCGGACAACTTTGCCGCGCGAGTGATCGCGGCGGTTCGTGACGAACTTCGGATGGAGGTCGATCCGCCGTTTTCCATGCGGGAGGCTCGCAACGGCAACCACATTTCCGTCACTCTGGAACCACACTGCAAGTCGCCTCAGCAGGTGCTTGCCGTGTATTGCCGGCTGACGGGCATGAACGGCCTGGTCATGCTGCTGTGA
- a CDS encoding HDOD domain-containing protein has product MIAASTPQWSTLLENLRPELPEIEPKVAARLPVIPQVMQRFSELTSDPNVPVSSVARLIASDGTLTSMLLKFANSATVGAPGQVKSVQHAITLLGLRRLKTAVLSLSFQQAFNSAKSRLLCMKQFSIENSERAAFSRCVARCLGCDTDLVPLASMLQDVLLPVLTEIWHTEYAQPRSELESVVEFERKVFGWDHAVMAAALMARWNFPAELIVSVARHHDFDAAFAAYDTSENDDADDNAVQDESAEETSIESTRPELLAVAAASLLPEQFNQSTAAAARLIRLQECCPACNLLEIASHVDEYLRDENDSAKRTELYPRLSSILSAGLVEERFASMLIERNIGRYTLEEEIGKGGMGVVYKARHAMLLRPAAIKLLDTRRLDDAAVHRFETEVQLTSQLTSPHTITIYDYGMTPEGFFFYAMEYVDGLTLSQLVHQCGPLPEGYVMRFLLQACDSLAEAHALNLIHRDIKPDNMMLRRNSIAGDTIKVLDFGLAAMIDEVGSAELTSKGFCGTPMYMAPEAIESPGLVDQRIDIYALGAVGHFLLTGQRLFHDCDGKISTVFQRQLTEMPVRPSERVRTGISPEFEDVIMACLQKPRDQRPQTVIELAERIRECSLATPSLPPLNLAQGRPPSTRASGKPERMLTLSSTEFAAT; this is encoded by the coding sequence ATGATCGCTGCTTCAACGCCGCAATGGTCCACATTGCTTGAGAACCTGCGTCCGGAATTACCGGAAATCGAGCCGAAGGTTGCGGCCCGGCTTCCGGTGATTCCGCAGGTCATGCAGCGTTTTTCCGAACTGACCAGCGATCCGAACGTACCCGTTTCCAGTGTCGCCAGGCTGATAGCCTCCGACGGAACGCTGACGTCGATGCTGCTGAAGTTTGCCAACTCCGCCACCGTGGGTGCTCCGGGTCAGGTCAAGTCGGTTCAGCATGCCATCACATTACTCGGACTGCGTCGGCTGAAGACCGCCGTGCTGTCGCTGTCGTTTCAGCAGGCATTCAATTCCGCAAAGTCCCGCCTGCTGTGCATGAAACAGTTCAGCATCGAAAACTCCGAGCGTGCGGCGTTTTCCCGGTGCGTGGCGAGATGTCTGGGCTGCGACACCGACCTGGTACCGCTGGCTTCGATGCTGCAGGATGTTCTGCTGCCGGTGCTGACGGAAATCTGGCACACCGAATACGCACAACCTCGAAGCGAACTGGAAAGTGTCGTCGAATTCGAACGCAAGGTGTTTGGCTGGGATCACGCCGTGATGGCGGCCGCACTGATGGCCCGCTGGAATTTTCCCGCGGAACTGATTGTCAGCGTTGCCAGGCACCATGATTTCGACGCGGCGTTCGCGGCCTATGACACGTCCGAAAACGACGACGCCGACGACAATGCGGTGCAGGACGAAAGCGCCGAAGAGACGTCAATCGAATCCACACGTCCCGAACTGCTGGCCGTGGCTGCGGCGTCGCTGCTTCCCGAACAGTTCAACCAGTCGACAGCCGCCGCCGCGCGCCTGATTCGACTGCAGGAATGCTGCCCGGCCTGCAATCTGCTGGAGATCGCTTCGCACGTGGATGAATATCTGCGTGACGAAAACGATTCCGCCAAGCGCACGGAACTCTATCCTCGCCTGTCGTCGATTCTGTCGGCCGGACTTGTCGAAGAACGGTTCGCGTCGATGCTGATTGAGCGAAACATCGGGCGTTACACGCTGGAAGAAGAAATCGGCAAGGGAGGCATGGGAGTCGTCTATAAGGCTCGCCACGCAATGCTGCTGCGCCCCGCCGCCATCAAGCTGCTGGACACGCGACGGCTGGATGACGCCGCGGTTCACCGATTCGAGACGGAAGTGCAGCTCACCAGTCAGCTCACTTCACCTCACACAATCACGATCTATGACTACGGGATGACACCGGAAGGTTTCTTTTTCTACGCCATGGAGTATGTCGACGGCCTGACTCTGTCACAGCTCGTTCATCAGTGCGGTCCACTGCCCGAAGGCTATGTGATGCGGTTCCTGCTGCAGGCTTGCGATTCTCTGGCCGAGGCTCACGCACTGAACCTGATTCATCGCGACATCAAACCCGACAACATGATGCTGCGAAGAAACAGTATCGCCGGTGACACGATCAAGGTTCTGGACTTCGGACTGGCGGCCATGATCGACGAAGTCGGATCGGCGGAACTGACGTCAAAGGGATTCTGTGGCACGCCCATGTATATGGCTCCGGAAGCCATCGAATCACCCGGACTCGTGGATCAGCGAATCGACATCTACGCTCTGGGCGCCGTTGGCCATTTTCTGCTGACCGGCCAGAGGCTGTTTCATGACTGCGACGGAAAGATCAGCACCGTGTTTCAGCGGCAACTGACGGAAATGCCGGTTCGGCCATCCGAACGAGTTCGAACCGGAATCTCCCCCGAATTCGAAGATGTCATCATGGCGTGCCTGCAGAAGCCCCGCGACCAGCGGCCTCAAACCGTGATTGAACTGGCGGAACGCATCCGGGAATGTTCACTGGCGACTCCTTCGCTGCCGCCGCTGAACCTGGCTCAGGGACGACCGCCTTCGACCAGAGCTTCCGGAAAGCCGGAACGAATGCTGACGTTGAGTTCCACGGAATTCGCCGCCACGTGA
- the ilvD gene encoding dihydroxy-acid dehydratase, translating into MLNKFSSRITQPRSQGASQAMLYATGLTAEDMNKPQVGIASVWYEGNSCNMHLLDLAAKVKEGVDAAGMVGMRFNTIGVSDGISMGTEGMSYSLQSRDLIADSIETVMGGQWYDANISLPGCDKNMPGCLIAMGRLNRPSIMIYGGTIRAGCGAKGEKLDIVSAFQSYGEYLAKSISDDEREQIVRKSCPGAGACGGMYTANTMASAIEAMGMSLPYSSSIPAEDPDKLQECLNAGKAIRILLERDIKPRDIMTRDAFENAMVTVMALGGSTNAVLHLIAMARAVDVPLTIDDFQKVSDRIPFIADLKPSGRYVMEDLHAVGGTPAVLKYLLENGLLKGDCLTVTGKTLAENLADVPGLKQGQDIIRPLENPIKKTGHLRILRGNVAPDGAVAKITGKEGVKFSGTARVYDSEEDMLKGLENGEITKGDVVIIRYEGPQGGPGMPEMLTPTSAIMGAGLGSDVALMTDGRFSGGSHGFIVGHITPEAQVGGPVALIQNGDTITIDAEANEINVDVSEDEMKKRRAAWTAPPFKANRGTLFKYIKNVKSASEGCVTDE; encoded by the coding sequence ATGCTCAACAAATTCAGCAGCCGAATCACGCAGCCACGATCTCAGGGAGCATCTCAGGCAATGCTCTACGCCACGGGGCTGACCGCCGAAGACATGAACAAGCCGCAGGTCGGCATTGCCAGCGTCTGGTACGAAGGCAACAGTTGCAACATGCACCTGCTGGATCTGGCGGCGAAGGTGAAGGAAGGCGTCGACGCGGCCGGGATGGTCGGCATGAGATTCAACACCATCGGTGTCAGCGACGGCATTTCCATGGGAACCGAGGGAATGAGCTATTCCCTGCAGTCGCGGGATCTGATCGCCGATTCCATCGAAACCGTCATGGGAGGCCAGTGGTACGACGCCAACATTTCGCTGCCCGGCTGCGACAAGAATATGCCCGGATGCCTGATCGCGATGGGTCGGCTCAACCGCCCGTCCATCATGATCTACGGCGGCACCATTCGAGCCGGCTGCGGCGCGAAGGGCGAGAAGCTTGACATCGTTTCCGCATTTCAGTCGTACGGCGAATATCTGGCGAAGTCCATTTCCGACGACGAACGCGAACAGATCGTTCGCAAAAGCTGCCCCGGCGCCGGAGCCTGCGGCGGCATGTACACGGCCAACACGATGGCATCCGCGATCGAAGCGATGGGCATGAGCCTGCCGTACAGTTCGTCAATCCCCGCTGAAGATCCGGACAAGCTGCAGGAGTGTCTGAATGCCGGCAAGGCCATTCGCATCCTGCTGGAACGCGACATCAAGCCGCGCGACATCATGACGCGTGATGCCTTCGAAAACGCGATGGTGACCGTCATGGCCCTGGGCGGTTCCACCAACGCCGTTCTGCATCTGATCGCGATGGCTCGCGCAGTGGACGTTCCGCTGACCATCGACGACTTCCAGAAGGTCAGCGACCGCATTCCGTTCATCGCGGACCTGAAACCCAGCGGCCGCTATGTGATGGAAGACCTGCACGCCGTCGGCGGCACTCCGGCCGTCCTGAAATACCTGCTGGAAAACGGACTTCTGAAGGGCGACTGCCTGACCGTCACCGGAAAGACGCTTGCGGAAAACCTCGCTGACGTGCCCGGTCTGAAGCAAGGTCAGGACATCATTCGTCCCCTGGAAAACCCGATCAAGAAGACGGGACACCTGCGAATCCTGCGAGGCAACGTGGCCCCCGACGGTGCCGTCGCCAAAATCACGGGAAAGGAAGGCGTGAAGTTCTCCGGCACCGCCCGCGTTTACGATTCTGAAGAAGACATGCTGAAGGGGCTGGAAAACGGCGAGATCACCAAAGGCGACGTCGTCATCATTCGATACGAAGGACCGCAGGGAGGACCCGGAATGCCGGAAATGCTGACTCCCACTTCCGCGATCATGGGCGCCGGACTGGGCAGCGATGTGGCGCTGATGACCGACGGTCGCTTCAGCGGCGGTTCTCACGGCTTCATTGTTGGCCACATCACTCCAGAAGCACAGGTCGGAGGTCCGGTCGCGCTGATTCAAAACGGCGACACGATCACCATCGACGCCGAAGCAAACGAAATCAATGTGGACGTCTCCGAGGATGAAATGAAAAAACGCCGGGCTGCATGGACCGCTCCGCCGTTCAAGGCCAATCGCGGCACGCTGTTCAAGTACATCAAAAACGTCAAGTCAGCGTCGGAAGGATGCGTCACCGACGAATAA
- a CDS encoding alcohol dehydrogenase catalytic domain-containing protein, with translation MRAVELNQQRITFRSDYRNRASRDDLIEVRVTTAGICETDLQLARGYMGFSGVPGHEFVGVASRGRFARRRVVGEINCACGTCDTCKAGRRRHCPHRTVIGILNHDGAFADSVLVPEENLHVVPDGLSDRQAVFAEPVAAACRILEQVSMSPQDSVVILGDGRLGNLCAQVLKPIGCRLTVVGKHSWKLQRLRDLDINGCLLDQHIPEQSADYVVDCTGSPRGFETALRTVRPCGTVILKTTVAAQQELHLAPIVIDEVTVLGSRCGPFAPALEMLAEGRVQVEPLISAAYPLEDASAAFEHAQWPDTLKVLFDVA, from the coding sequence GTGCGAGCCGTCGAACTTAACCAGCAGCGGATCACGTTTCGCAGCGACTACCGGAATCGCGCGTCGCGTGATGATCTGATCGAAGTCCGTGTCACGACAGCGGGCATTTGCGAAACCGATCTGCAGCTTGCCCGCGGCTACATGGGTTTCAGCGGAGTGCCCGGCCACGAATTCGTCGGCGTTGCTTCCAGGGGACGCTTTGCCCGTCGGCGCGTTGTCGGTGAGATCAACTGCGCGTGCGGGACGTGTGACACCTGCAAGGCCGGACGACGCCGGCATTGCCCGCATCGCACCGTAATCGGCATTCTGAATCATGATGGAGCGTTCGCGGATTCAGTGCTGGTTCCGGAAGAAAACCTTCACGTTGTGCCGGACGGGCTCAGCGACCGGCAGGCAGTGTTTGCCGAACCTGTGGCTGCAGCGTGCCGGATTCTGGAACAGGTGTCGATGTCCCCGCAGGACAGCGTTGTGATTCTCGGCGACGGGCGACTGGGAAATCTGTGTGCTCAGGTTCTGAAGCCGATCGGCTGCCGTCTGACTGTCGTCGGCAAGCATAGTTGGAAGCTTCAGCGGTTGCGGGACCTCGACATCAATGGCTGCCTGCTCGACCAGCACATTCCTGAACAGTCGGCGGACTACGTTGTCGATTGCACAGGTTCGCCACGCGGCTTCGAAACGGCGTTAAGGACCGTGCGGCCGTGCGGAACAGTCATTCTGAAGACAACTGTGGCGGCTCAACAGGAACTGCATCTGGCTCCGATCGTGATTGATGAAGTCACGGTTCTGGGATCCCGCTGCGGTCCGTTCGCGCCGGCGTTGGAAATGCTGGCGGAAGGACGAGTGCAGGTGGAACCACTGATTTCCGCTGCGTACCCGCTGGAAGACGCATCGGCCGCTTTCGAACATGCTCAGTGGCCGGATACGCTGAAAGTCCTGTTCGATGTGGCGTAG